DNA from Geobacillus vulcani PSS1:
GCGCGTCAGTTGGGAGGAGGCGCTTTCGCTAATCGTGGAACGAATCATCTCGATTCAAAAGAAAGATGGAGTCGATGCGTTTGCTGTTTACGGCGGCGGATCCTTGACGAACGAGGAGGCGTATTTGCTTGGGAAATTTGCCCGCGTGGCGCTCAAGACACGGCATATTGACTACAACGGCCGCTTTTGCATGTCGGCGGCTGCGGCTGCGATGAACGACGCATTCGGCCTTGACCGCGGGTTGACGAATCCGTTGTCCGATATTCCGCTGGCTCAGACGATCATTTTGGTTGGGACCAATATCGGCGAATGCCAGCCGACGTTGATGCCGTATGTTTACGAAGCGAAGAAAAACGGAGCGTTTCTCATCGTGGTGGATCCGCGGGAAACGAAAACGGCGGCGTTGGCCGATTTGCATCTGCCGCTCAAGCCGGGAACGGATGCGGCATTGGCCGTCGGTGTAGGAAAAGTGTTGATCGAAGAAGGATATATCGATGAAGCGTTCGTGCGCGAGCGGACGGTTGGGTTTGCCGAATGGAAACGGCACGTGGAAGCGATGGATATGGACGAGATCGTCCGGATGACCGACGTGCCGGCTGAGAAGATCCGTTTGGCGGCACGGAAGTACGGGGAGGCACCGGAAGCGATCGTGCTCACCGCGCGCGGCCTGGAGCAGCAAGCGGACGGCTATGCAGCGGTCAGACAATGGATTAACGCCGTATTGGCGACAGGCAAAATCGGTCGGCCCGGTTCAGGATTTGGTTCGATCACCGGGCAAGGGAACGGACAAGGCGGCCGCGAGCATGGACAAAAAGCCGACCAGCTCCCGGGTTATCGAAGCATTGAGCATCCGGAACACCGACGGTATATTGCGAGCGTATGGGGCGTTGCGCCGGATGAACTGCCGAGAAAGGGGGTGTCAGCGTATGAAATGATGCAAAAAATCGATGCGGGCGAGATTACCGGACTGTTTGTCATGGGATCGAATCCCGTCGTCTCCAGCCCGAATGCCGCGTTTGTCGCTAGAGCGCTCAAGAAGCTTAAGTTTCTTGTCGTTGCCGATATGTTTTTGTCGGAAACAGCCGAGCTGGCGGATCTCGTGTTGCCTGTTTCGTCGTATTTGGAAGATGAAGGGACGGTGACGAACGTCGAAGGGCGGATATGCTTGCGGCCGGCGGCTCGGAAGCGTCCTGGGGAGGTGAAACATGATTGGGAAATTTTATGCGCGATTGCTCACAAGCTTGGCAAGGGCCGCTACTTTTCCTTTGCGTCAGCTGAAGAGATTTTCAACGAACTGCGGCTGGCGAGCCGCGGCGGCAAAGCGGACTATTATGGTGTGACATATGAGCGGCTGCGCCGTGAACGCATCTACTGGCCGTGTCCGGAGGTCTCGCATCTCGGCACCCCAAGGTTATTCACGGATCGATTTGCTCACCCAGATGGCAAGGCGAGGTTTGCGGTTTTGTCGTTTCGGACAGACAAAGAGGAGACGGATGAATGGTATCCGCTTTACTTAACGACAGGTCGGGTGCTCGTTCATTATTTGAGCGGAACGCAGACGCGACGCAGTCCAGCGCTGGCGGCGCGGCAGCCGGAGGCGACCGTCGAGATCCACCCGAGGACGGCGAAGCGATACGGAATCGGTCCAGGGATGCTTGTACGCATTGAAACGCGGCGCGGTGCGGCGGTCGCCCGCAGCCGTTACAATGATCAAATTCGCGAGGATACCATCTTTGTCCCATTCCACTGGAGCGGCCTGCAACAAATTAACAACGTCACGTCCGATGAACTGGATCCGCATTGCCGGATGCCGGCGTTTAAGCGGTGCGCAGCTCGGGTGCGGCCGGTTGTTGATTTAGGGAGAAATTAACTGCCAAGGGCCGCCGGATGATTCATGTAGAGAAAACAGCCTTCTGTCCTCCATCGACAGTTTAGGGAACCGCACTCATCAAGGTTCGCGAGCGGGGAACGCTATGGTGATGGATCTGCTAAATCGCCGACTTTTTCAATGAATAACGAATGCAGAAAAAAACTTCCCGGCAATACGGCGGGAAGCAGGTGGAGAAATCGCTTTCATTCCCATTATAGCATAAGGGAACTTCCATGCCAAGGGGGAGGTCGAGAGAAGATGGTGAAGAAATCGTTTTGGCGTGTGGGGCATGCGCGGACGCTTTTGTCGTCGTTTTTGTACTTTGATATTAGTTTCATGATTTGGAACTTGCTTGGCGCGCTTGGTGTATTTGTCGCCGAGTCGTTTGCGCTCACGCCGGCGGAAAAAGGGATGATGGTCGCCATTCCCGTGTTGGGAGGGGCGCTGCTTCGCATTCCGATGGGGCTGCTCGCCGACCGCTGGGGCGGAAAGCGGGCTGGTCTGCTCGGCATGGCGGTGACGGCTGTGCCGCTTGTGTGGGGGTGGCTGTTTGCTGACCATATGTCGGATGTGTATGCTCTTGGATTTTTGCTTGGAGTAGGTGGAGCTAGTTTCGCTGTTGCTTTGCCCCTTGCAAGCCGCTGGTATCCGAAAGAATATCAAGGGCTGGCCATGGGGATTGCTGGGGCCGGAAACAGCGGGACGGTGCTGGCAACGCTGTTTGGTCCGCGGCTGGCGGAGGCGTATGGTTGGAATGCGGTGTTTGGATTGGCGCTCGTACCGCTTGTTGTTGTCTTTCTTCTATTCGCCTGGCTGGCGCGTGAATGTCCAACAGCGGTGAAGCCCGTTTCATTGCGTGAATACGGAGCCGTCCTCCGTCGAAAAGAAGCATGGCTGTTTTGTTTCTTCTACAGCTTGTCATTCGGTGGATTTGTCGGATTGACGGGTTACTTGGGCATTTTCTTCTTTGATGAGTATGGTGTCAGCAAAATCGCGGCCGGCGATTTCGTCACCGCCGTCGTGTTTGCTGGCAGTTTGATCCGCCCGATTGGCGGTTATATCGCTGACCGGATCGGCGGAATGCGGCTTCTTTCCTTGTTGTTTGCCGTTGGAGCGGTTTTGCTTGCGTTCATCGGCACATTGCCGCCCCTTTTCATCGTGTTCGGATTGATGGTCGCTCTCTTCCTTTGTTTTGGCGCCGCGAACGGCGCGTTGTTCCAAGTTGTTCCCACATGGTTTCCGAAAGAGGTCGGCTTGTTGACGGGCATCATCGGGGCGGCCGGCGGGTTGGGAGGGTTTTTGTTGCCGAACGTGCTCGGGGCAATGAAGCAGTGGATCGGTTCTTCGGCGTATGGATTTTGGCTGTTTGCCATTGTTCTGGGGGGTGCTATGTTGACGGCGCGCCGCTTACAAACGCGGGCGGCAGAGGCTGTTCCTCTTGGAAAAGATACGGTTGAGCGCTCTGGATAATAGGAGCGGTTGCTAGAGAGGAGGAAAGAGGAAGTGTGTGTGCTAGGTGTTGATCGCACAACGGCTGAGTAGCTGGTGCATGCTGCCCATCAAATCTACCCGTATTCGAAAACGGTCCGCGGCAATATTGAAGGTAACGCTTTCCGTCAAAGAATAACGAGCATCAGAGAAGGTGTCCCCTAACGATGTGGTGTTGGGGCACCTTCTGCTTGTGGGGCGCTCGTTCGTTTGCCAGCGGCTTAATCAGCAGAATCGTTTCTCCTGTGACATCATCCGTTATCTGTTGGCGTAAGCGTGCAGATGAAGGAGTGGGCGCTTCGTTGCAAACAGTAAACGATCTTTTGGGCGGGTGGCCGAGGAGTCGGGCAATTGTCTTCTTTGTTGCTTGGTGAGGGCAACGGACGTGAACTACTCACCATTTAGCTAATGCTTGAGGTGGGAGACTTCTTTCCGAAATTACGTTAAAGTCGGTTTTGGAAAAAACGGAGCAGCTCCTCAGCCCGGTTTCCAACAAGTTGGATCAGCTGTTCAAACATGGCATCGCGTTGCAGATCGAGCTCAATGATGCGTTTCGCCAGCTCGAGCGCTTTTTCGTTCATGGAACTGGCCTCCTTTCATGGTCCAGATTGGTCTGAATCGTTCGTATTCGCGGCGCAATTCCGCTATCGTCCAGTGTTCCAGCTGTGCTGGATCATCGGTCAAACCCACTCGCAGCAGTTGGTTAATATAAAACTGTTTTTGTTGTTTTACTGCCTGTTGCATCCATTTCCCCATGTCGCTCCCTCCCTGTTTTTACCTTTACGATACCACCTTTTTCTTTAGTGTACAGCGAATGTGTTAAGCTCATTTACAGGAAATTTAAAAAATATGTTAATTTTATTTACAAAAGTTAACGAGGTGCCATGATTTTTTGTATAATTGTGTTAGAAAATGTAACGTATAGAGGTGAGGAAAATGACTGCTCATCCACAAGAGGATCATTACAAATATAAAAAAGTTATTTCGATCGGTGTCGTCAGCGAACTGACCGGGCTGTCGCAGCGGCAAATTCGTTATTACGAGGAACGGAAGCTGGTGTTCCCTGACCGTTCCAAAGGAACTCGCAAATATTCATTCGCCGATGTGGAGCAGTTGATGAAAATTGCCAATCAACGCGAGGAAGGTGTATCGACTTGGGAAATCCGTCAAGAGATGACGAAAGAGCTGCGCGAGCGGATGTTAAAAGGGCAAATGAACGCGCATTTTCGGAGGCGTTCCTAGGGGTGCGGACAGATTCGAATTTTGGACGCATCCCCTGCTTGGAAGCAGAGCATGCGGAAAACCGCCTGGCCGTGTGCCAACAGGATGTAAACACAGCGGCGTTTGTCCAATAATAAGAGCATAGTTGCTTGGCGCGCACAGAGATTCGTGCGCGCTTTTTTTGTTGCAGGATCAAAAGGTTGGTTTAAAAATATTAATCTTTTTTGTTAAATGACTAGACAAATAAAATTAAATGTATATAATTTAAATTGAAAACGATATCATTTGTTTTACTCAATGCAAAGAGGAGGAATGAACCATGAAA
Protein-coding regions in this window:
- the nasC gene encoding assimilatory nitrate reductase catalytic subunit NasC, whose protein sequence is MTMTNELLRYFRAKEKERASETAAATQCPFCSVQCTLQLVEERIVERRRYKAVPIDNPTSNGRLCLKGINAHQHALHPERLLFPLAKVDGRFVRVSWEEALSLIVERIISIQKKDGVDAFAVYGGGSLTNEEAYLLGKFARVALKTRHIDYNGRFCMSAAAAAMNDAFGLDRGLTNPLSDIPLAQTIILVGTNIGECQPTLMPYVYEAKKNGAFLIVVDPRETKTAALADLHLPLKPGTDAALAVGVGKVLIEEGYIDEAFVRERTVGFAEWKRHVEAMDMDEIVRMTDVPAEKIRLAARKYGEAPEAIVLTARGLEQQADGYAAVRQWINAVLATGKIGRPGSGFGSITGQGNGQGGREHGQKADQLPGYRSIEHPEHRRYIASVWGVAPDELPRKGVSAYEMMQKIDAGEITGLFVMGSNPVVSSPNAAFVARALKKLKFLVVADMFLSETAELADLVLPVSSYLEDEGTVTNVEGRICLRPAARKRPGEVKHDWEILCAIAHKLGKGRYFSFASAEEIFNELRLASRGGKADYYGVTYERLRRERIYWPCPEVSHLGTPRLFTDRFAHPDGKARFAVLSFRTDKEETDEWYPLYLTTGRVLVHYLSGTQTRRSPALAARQPEATVEIHPRTAKRYGIGPGMLVRIETRRGAAVARSRYNDQIREDTIFVPFHWSGLQQINNVTSDELDPHCRMPAFKRCAARVRPVVDLGRN
- a CDS encoding nitrate/nitrite transporter — its product is MVKKSFWRVGHARTLLSSFLYFDISFMIWNLLGALGVFVAESFALTPAEKGMMVAIPVLGGALLRIPMGLLADRWGGKRAGLLGMAVTAVPLVWGWLFADHMSDVYALGFLLGVGGASFAVALPLASRWYPKEYQGLAMGIAGAGNSGTVLATLFGPRLAEAYGWNAVFGLALVPLVVVFLLFAWLARECPTAVKPVSLREYGAVLRRKEAWLFCFFYSLSFGGFVGLTGYLGIFFFDEYGVSKIAAGDFVTAVVFAGSLIRPIGGYIADRIGGMRLLSLLFAVGAVLLAFIGTLPPLFIVFGLMVALFLCFGAANGALFQVVPTWFPKEVGLLTGIIGAAGGLGGFLLPNVLGAMKQWIGSSAYGFWLFAIVLGGAMLTARRLQTRAAEAVPLGKDTVERSG
- a CDS encoding Fur-regulated basic protein FbpA, coding for MGKWMQQAVKQQKQFYINQLLRVGLTDDPAQLEHWTIAELRREYERFRPIWTMKGGQFHERKSARAGETHH
- a CDS encoding MerR family transcriptional regulator; amino-acid sequence: MTAHPQEDHYKYKKVISIGVVSELTGLSQRQIRYYEERKLVFPDRSKGTRKYSFADVEQLMKIANQREEGVSTWEIRQEMTKELRERMLKGQMNAHFRRRS